AGGTGGGTCTTGTTGGGGTCCGCCATCTGAGTCCCTGCCCAGTTCAGGCCGTTGGAGCCGACGTCGCCGTAGAGCGTGACCTCGCCGTCCGACCAGCGCACCAGCAGGTCGGCCTGGTTCGAGCCGGTGAAGTCACCGGCGGTGATGGTCTCCGCGTGCGGCCAGGTGGTGTTCTTGGCCATCAGCTGGCGCTCGCTGGTGAAGTTGCCTTGGCCGTCGCTGTTGTAGAGGGTGACCTCGCCGTCCGTCCACACCACGATCATGTCGCTGCGGCCCTTGCCGTTGAAGTCACCGGAGGCCATCAGCTGGGCGTGCTGCCAGGTGTCGCCGCCGCCCAGCGAGTACGGGAGCGGGGGCTGGTCGTACGAACTGCCGTGGTTGATTTTTTGTTGGTCGGCCTTGGCCTCCTCGTAGCACTGGCGAAGAGCTGTTATTCGAAAGGTGCGGTATTCCCCTGACCGCAGGAACGTCGGTGGGGAGCGATCGGCTTGCTGCGGCCGGTCCGTTGTTGTGGCCCAAATCCGGGCGGTGCCTCTTCTCCCGCACGACGCGGGTGGTGGTGCGACCCGAAAGTATGGACGGAGCCTGCTTCTGTCTTTTGTTCGCGAGGTCAGCGCAGGGTGCTGCCGAGAGGTGCGTTGACCGGTGAAATCCCCGCTCTGGTTAACGCCGGGTCCCAACTGCACGTGACTGGTGTATGAGGGCAGGGCGTTGCGTCCCCGCCCGCCTTGCCACCGTAGGACAGGTGTCCTACGGTGTAGACCGTCACCTAGGGCAGTCGTCCTAGGACTGTCCCGCAGGAGGGGTTCGTGGGTACTCGCGAGCAGATCGTCGATGCAGCGAACCGTCTGTTCTACCAACAGGGCTTCGAGCCGACGTCGTTCGCGGCGATCGCGGAGGCGGTGGGGATTTCCCGGGGCAACTTCTACTACCACTTCAAGACCAAGGACGAGATCCTCGAAGCGGTGATCGAGGCCCGACTGGCGAGTACTCGGAAGATGCTCGCCGGATGGGCGGACGGCTCGGCAGATCCTCTTGATCGTGTGCGGCGGTTCGTCGAGATCGTCATTACCAACAGCGGCGAAATCGAGAGCTATGGCTGCCCCGTCGGGACGCTGACGAACGAGCTCGCCAAGCTCGGCCACCCTTCCCGTGCGCACGCTGTGGGAGTCTTCGAGGCGTTCCGCACCTGGCTGCGTGAGCAGTTCGAGGAGCTCGGGCTCGATACGGTAGCCGACGACCTCGCGATGCACGTTCTGGCGTTCAGCCAAGGGGTGGCCACGCTGTCGAACGCGTTCCACGACGGCGACTTCGTGCATCGCGAGGTTGACCGGATCAATGCGTGGCTGACGGAGCGACTCGCCTTTCGTGTATCCGCTGATGGGGCGCGCTGAGCCACTCCCGTTCTTTCTTGTTCCTTCCTCGTCCGTATGCCTATCTGTGAGGAGACTTCCGTGTACGTCGCCCTGCTTCGTTTCTCTGCTAACAAGGCAGCCGCTGCAGAGCACATGACCGGGCACCAGAACTGGATCCGCCAAGGCGTGGAAGACGGCGTCTTCCTGCTGGTCGGGAGCATCGAGCCGGGGCAAGGCGGCGCTGTACTCGCCACGGGGATCGCGCGGGAGGAGTTCCAGGCACGAGTCGCCGAGGACCCGTTCGTGGTCCACGACGTCGTGGCGGCCGAGGTCATCGAGGTCGCGCCCAACCTGATGGACCCGCGCCTCGCGTTCCTCAAGAACTAGAGGGGACACACGGAGAAAGACCTTAAAGAAGCGCGGCTGGAAGTTTGCCGGGCCGACCACCGTGCTTGCGTTCATGCGGGCCATGCGGCTGATCAGCGACCACGCCACTGACTTCTCGACTCACACTGGTCAGCGCCGCTCGCACCGCCTTCACCTCACCTCGGTATCGCATCGGGGGGCGTTGCGAGGATTCTTGGCGGTTGTCACTCGTCGGCAATCAGCGTCTTCACAAGGTCCTTCAGATCCTGCGCGCTGAATCTGGGCGGGGTCATTGTGCGCGGGTACACGCAGGCTCCGCGCCGCAGCCAGGCACCGTCCAGTCCGGCTCTCCGCGCTCCGTCGATGTCCCAGGGGTGCACCGCGACCATCAGTGCCTGGTCGGGCCGTACGCCGACCTGCTCGACGGCGTAGCGGTAGGCGGCCGGCGCTGGTTTCCAGCAGCGCGGGCCGCGTACGTCCGACAGGGCCTCGAAGCAGTGCAGCACCCCTGCTTTCTCCAGCAGCCGCTCGGTCAGGGCGGCGCTGCCGTTGGTCATCGCCGTCAGCCGATACCCCGCATCGCTCAACTTCTGTACGCCGTCCGGCACATCGGGGTGGACATCCAGCTGGGAAAAGCCGTCGAGAATGTGCTTGGCTGCGGCCTGTTCATCTCCCTCCCAGCCCTCCAGGCCGGACAGCAGCATCCGCGCTCCGTCGTGGGCGAGGGACGTGAACTCCGCGTACCCGCCGGCGGCTGTCAGGGCGAATCCGTCCCGCAATACCCCGGCGAACCAGGTCGGGAGCAGATGCCCGGGGGCGCCTATGTCCTCGAAGCGATTGCGCAGCGGCGTGAGGTCGCTGAGCGTCTCGTTGACGTCGAAGACGAGGACCTGGTGCTGGTCGGCGGGCATGCTCTCCTCCTCCTGGCGTCCGTACAGGGTGGCCGGACGCCGCGTCCATCAGGCTGCGAGTACCCGTCCTGCGTGCAGTTGCTGCAGCAGGCTGGTCCTTTCTCCGTCTCCTGCAGCGTGCTGCCGCGGTATGGGCAGGCGGAGTCCTCGGACGGTCCGGGTCTCGAGCCGCATGCTGGTATCGCGGCTGCTGCCCCGTTCCGCCAGGCGGGCCAGGGCCTCACGGATGTGCGTTGCCGGTTCGTCTATGCAGAGACGTTCCTCCGCGTAGGCGTGGGCGAGCGGGTGAACCCGGAAGCGGTCGGGTGCGGTGCGTTCGACCAGATGTGCTGCCGCCAGCGCGGCGAGGTGATATTCGGCTACCGCGGACGGCTCACCCAGGAGCGCGGCCGCCCCCGCGATCTCCACCTCCGTCGGAGGATGGAGGGCCAGCAGGCGCAGGAGTCGCTGGGCGCCCTGCGGCAGTCTTGTGTCGGAGGCGGCCAGCGCGGTCCGTACGCCGTCCTCCAGGGCCAGGGTGAGCAGGGGCTCGCGGTAGTAGTCGCCGAGTGCCCAGGCCGGGTGCTCGCGCATGTGGCGGCCGATGACCGACAGGGCCAGCGGGAGGTGGCCCAGCACGGTCGCCATCTGCTGGACGGTCGGCAAATCTGAGGCGAGGCGTTCGGCTCCGGCCGCTGCCCGCAGCAGTTCGACGGAGTCGTCCGGGTCGAGCGGCAGCACCGTCAGACGGGCGGCGTCAGCCAGACCGTCCAGCGCGCGCCGACTCGTGACCAGCGTGCGGCATCCCGGGGTCTTGGGCAGGAGCGGCCGCAGCTGTTCCTCGTCCGCCGCGTCGTCCAGCACGACCAACGCGCCTGTTCCCGACACCAGTTGGCGGTAAAGGACTGCTCTTGCGTTGAGGTCGTACGGGATACGGTCGCCGGGGGCGCCGAGCAGCCGCAGAAAGGTCTCCAGCACGGCAGAGGGGTCGACGGGCGGGCCCTGCCTGGCGGAGCCTCGCAGGTTCGCGAACAGGACGGGGACGTCGGTGCGTTCCCGGGCGAGCAGCCGATGGGCGACGTGCAGGGCGAGCGACGTCTTGCCCGTACCCGCCATGCCCTCCAGCGCCAGCGTCGGCATCTGCCCGTCGGAGGTCAGCAGAGCCTCTGCCTGGGCGGTCAGGCCGGTCCTGCCGACGAATGCGGAGAGTCCCGCGGGCAGCCGGTCGCAGGCGCTGACCCGGGTGGCGGCCTCGGCTTCACCGAGCACCGCGCGAAGCGACTGCCGCCAGGCAGAGACGATGGCCTCGTCGGTGCCGACGAGTGCTTGCACCACGGCCAGCAGCAGGTCGGCGTTGGGGCGGCGGCGGCCCACCTGGAAGCAGTTGCCCACCGTGGAGCGGGCCGGCCATTCGCCGCGCGGGCGTCCTGCCCGCTGCCAATCCCGGTGGATACGCCGTGTGATCTCGCTGATTGACGGGTTGCCCGCCCACGCCTTCAGCAGTCTCAGTTCCGCGATGAAATCGTCCATTGTGCGGGTTTTTCCCGGATCCAGCACCTGCGGCACGAACATCCTCCCCCATGGGACACCTGGGCCACGAACAACTTGGAATAGTCGTTTCAAGTTAGACGATGCAGGGCCGTGGGTGTCAAGCAGTTTCCGTCTGTTGGCCGCCTGCCACGGAGCGCATCCAGGATCATCCACGATCTGTCCGGAAGCCCGTATTCCGTCCTGATGCTGAGGCTCGTCCCCGCTCACCGGCACCCCGGGAATCCCACTCGCCACTGACGCGAGTCCCGGGTGCCCCCGTTCCAGGACAGGAGTGCGTGTACTGCCATGCCCGAAATCGGTGTGTCCCTACGTCCCGTCGGCGGCAGCGTCGTCGTGGGCCAGGCCAGAGATCACACGGTCACCATCGACCGGCCCAAGGAGAAGGAGGGGACCGACGCCGGTCCCATGGGCGGAGAACTGCTGCTTCTGGCTCTCGGCGGGTGCTACGTGAGCACCTTCCTCGCCGCCCTGAAGGCCGAGGACCCGGAGGCCGACGCCTCCGAGGTCGGCTTCCACATCGACGGAACGCTCGTGAGCGCGCCGACCCGATTCTCCGAGATCACCCTGCGGGTGTCGGCACCCGCCGCCCTCCAGGGCCTGATCTCCAAGCCTCTACTCAAGGCCGAGCGGGGCTGCATCGTCCACAACTCGATCCGTGACGCCATAGCGGTCCGCTTCACCCACGAGTGGCGCTGACTCTTCCCCCCATCGAAGGAGACAAGACCGTGGAAATGCAGAACACCACGATGCAGGACAGCCCGAGCCGCGAGGGCGGCATGGCGGACATGGCGATGCAGGCGAGCAGCATGCAGCACGAGTCCATGGACAGGGTGGCCCCGGGCGCGCAGCGCGTGACGATCATCGGCGCGGGCTTCTCCGGCACGCTCACCGCCATCCGGCTGCTCCACTTCGCCGATGCGCCCTTGGAGATATGCCTGATAGAGCGGGAGGAGGGTTACCGCTACGGCGGTATCGCGTTCGGCCTGGCATCCACCAACTGGGAGCACATGCTCAACATCCAGGCCGGCCGCATCACCCTGCGCCGCGAGCGCCCGGAGGACTTCCTGGAGTGGGCCAACGAGGAGGCGGACCGCTCGGATTGGCCGCAGAAGTGGCAGTACCACTCCTTCGGCGTGGCCTGCGTCGTGCCGCGGCGGATCTTCCGGCAGTACCTGGCCGAGCGGCTGCGCGATGCGGCCGCGGACGCCCACGCCGAGGTGACTCTGCGGGAACTTTCCGGTGAGGTCATCGACGTACGCGGCCAGGCTGCCGGCTATGTCGTCAAGTACGCCGACGCCGGGGAGCAAGGCGGCGTGCACGACCTGCCGTCGGACCAGGTGATCCTGGCGACCGGTCACCTCTCGCCGGTGCAGGCGCCCTTCTACCACCGCATCAAGGACTCAGACCGCTTCATCGCCGACCCCTACGCCCCCGGCGCCCAGGAGTGGTTCCGGTCCGTCGGCGCCGAGGAGAGCGTCCTCGTCACGGGCTCCGCACTGTCGGCCTTCGACACGGTGATCTCCCTCATCCATGCAGGCCACCGAGGACAGATCCTGATCTGCTCGCGCGGAGGTCACATGCACGGCACCTACCCCGTCGACCACGAGCACGACATCTGGCAGGCCCGCCGGCCGCCCTTCCTCGACGCCGAAAAGCTCACCCCCGAGGCGGTGGTGGAGGGGATCAAGGCGGAGTACGCACACCTGCGCAACGAGCACGGTGTGGAGCCGGGCAGCGCCCTGGAGGCCGTCTTCCCCGAGCGGGTCATGAAGGCGTGGGAGCCGTACGTCATCGAGCTGATCTCCCGCATGGAAGCCCGCGACGTGCGCATGCTGCTCGACCGGTACAAGAGCCTCATCGTCACCAACCGCACCAGCACCGTGCGGGAGATCGGCGGCGTCGTGCGCAGCCGGATGCGCGGATACAATGGTGCACCGAAGACCGTCGAGGCCCTGTCCGCCGACATCCAGGACATGCGCCTGGTCGAGGACGGCACAAAGATCCGGGTGGTCTTCGCCGACCAGCCGGACATCGTCGTCGACCGCGTCGTCAACTGCCTGGGCAACAAGACCGATTACGAGCGCACCGACCACCCTCTGTGGCACGGCCTGGTCAACGCACACGGATACGCGCAGCCGCAGACCAAGACCCACCGGGGCATCGAGGTCGGCCCGCACGGTCAACTCATCGCCGCCGACGGCACGGTGGCAGCGGGCCTGTTCGGCGTCGGGCCGATGCGCCAGGGCGACGAGACCACCCGCCGCGGCCGGCTCGGCGCGTTCGTGTTCAGTATCGGCACCCTGCGCAACCAGTGCTTCGACACGGCGATGGAGGTGCTGCGCCACCTCAGGTCCGCGAGCGACGAGGAGCAGATGGACATCCCCGACGGCATCCACCACTGCCTGATCCGCAGCAGCGACTGGATCGCCGCCGACCTCACCGCCGAGGAACCGCGGGCCACCCGCCTGCGGGAGCGCCTGCAGAACTACGCCCGCGAGAGCGCCTACCCCAACGCCGTCAACTACCTGCAGGCCCAGGACCGCACCGAGCGCCGCAAGTACCGCGGCATCCTGGACGACGACCTGGCCGACTTCGGCGTGGCCCTGGCCCGCGAGTTCGACCTCACCGCCCAGCAGGCCCGGCGGACCGTCTCACTCCTGTCCACGCTCGTGCAAAAGCACGCGGTCCACAACCTGTGCGACATCACCAAGCTGGCGGGCTGGGACTCCCAGTACGCCGAGCAGGTCAAGCACGCCCCGAAGAAGGGCGCGTGATGACCGACGAGAGCCAGCAGGAGCTGCTGAGCCGGCTGTTCATGGTCCGGCATGGCGAATCGACCTGCAATTCCGTCCACCGCATCGCCGGGCAGCGCGACGCACCCCTGACCTTTCTCGGCCGGATCCAGGCGGAGAAGGTCGCCAAGGGCCACCGCGGTCAGCACTTCGACCGCGTCTACGTCTCCCCGCTCACCCGTGCCTTCGAGACCGCCAACACCATCTTCCGTCTCGACGCACCCGACACGGATGTCCCCGAGGTCGTGGTCGACGAGCGCCTGATGGAGCGCGACTTCGGCAGCTACACGCTGGAGAGCAAGTCCATCCTCCAGCGCCGCCACGGCATTGCCGAGTACGAGCGGGCCATGAACGCCGACAGCCCGACCATGCACGGCGGCGAGACGTTCCAGCAGTTCAAGGACCGTGTGCACGCTTTCTACGAACAGGAATTGCTGCCCGCGCTGCGGCGTGGCGAGACGGTGTGCGTGGTCTCGCACAAGTACGTCGTGGAGCTGATCTGCCGGTTCATCCTGGACCGGCCGGCCGAGGAGTC
The genomic region above belongs to Streptomyces sp. CG1 and contains:
- a CDS encoding FAD/NAD(P)-binding protein; this encodes MQNTTMQDSPSREGGMADMAMQASSMQHESMDRVAPGAQRVTIIGAGFSGTLTAIRLLHFADAPLEICLIEREEGYRYGGIAFGLASTNWEHMLNIQAGRITLRRERPEDFLEWANEEADRSDWPQKWQYHSFGVACVVPRRIFRQYLAERLRDAAADAHAEVTLRELSGEVIDVRGQAAGYVVKYADAGEQGGVHDLPSDQVILATGHLSPVQAPFYHRIKDSDRFIADPYAPGAQEWFRSVGAEESVLVTGSALSAFDTVISLIHAGHRGQILICSRGGHMHGTYPVDHEHDIWQARRPPFLDAEKLTPEAVVEGIKAEYAHLRNEHGVEPGSALEAVFPERVMKAWEPYVIELISRMEARDVRMLLDRYKSLIVTNRTSTVREIGGVVRSRMRGYNGAPKTVEALSADIQDMRLVEDGTKIRVVFADQPDIVVDRVVNCLGNKTDYERTDHPLWHGLVNAHGYAQPQTKTHRGIEVGPHGQLIAADGTVAAGLFGVGPMRQGDETTRRGRLGAFVFSIGTLRNQCFDTAMEVLRHLRSASDEEQMDIPDGIHHCLIRSSDWIAADLTAEEPRATRLRERLQNYARESAYPNAVNYLQAQDRTERRKYRGILDDDLADFGVALAREFDLTAQQARRTVSLLSTLVQKHAVHNLCDITKLAGWDSQYAEQVKHAPKKGA
- a CDS encoding NB-ARC domain-containing protein is translated as MDDFIAELRLLKAWAGNPSISEITRRIHRDWQRAGRPRGEWPARSTVGNCFQVGRRRPNADLLLAVVQALVGTDEAIVSAWRQSLRAVLGEAEAATRVSACDRLPAGLSAFVGRTGLTAQAEALLTSDGQMPTLALEGMAGTGKTSLALHVAHRLLARERTDVPVLFANLRGSARQGPPVDPSAVLETFLRLLGAPGDRIPYDLNARAVLYRQLVSGTGALVVLDDAADEEQLRPLLPKTPGCRTLVTSRRALDGLADAARLTVLPLDPDDSVELLRAAAGAERLASDLPTVQQMATVLGHLPLALSVIGRHMREHPAWALGDYYREPLLTLALEDGVRTALAASDTRLPQGAQRLLRLLALHPPTEVEIAGAAALLGEPSAVAEYHLAALAAAHLVERTAPDRFRVHPLAHAYAEERLCIDEPATHIREALARLAERGSSRDTSMRLETRTVRGLRLPIPRQHAAGDGERTSLLQQLHAGRVLAA
- a CDS encoding YciI family protein; translated protein: MYVALLRFSANKAAAAEHMTGHQNWIRQGVEDGVFLLVGSIEPGQGGAVLATGIAREEFQARVAEDPFVVHDVVAAEVIEVAPNLMDPRLAFLKN
- a CDS encoding haloacid dehalogenase type II; its protein translation is MPADQHQVLVFDVNETLSDLTPLRNRFEDIGAPGHLLPTWFAGVLRDGFALTAAGGYAEFTSLAHDGARMLLSGLEGWEGDEQAAAKHILDGFSQLDVHPDVPDGVQKLSDAGYRLTAMTNGSAALTERLLEKAGVLHCFEALSDVRGPRCWKPAPAAYRYAVEQVGVRPDQALMVAVHPWDIDGARRAGLDGAWLRRGACVYPRTMTPPRFSAQDLKDLVKTLIADE
- a CDS encoding OsmC family protein, yielding MPEIGVSLRPVGGSVVVGQARDHTVTIDRPKEKEGTDAGPMGGELLLLALGGCYVSTFLAALKAEDPEADASEVGFHIDGTLVSAPTRFSEITLRVSAPAALQGLISKPLLKAERGCIVHNSIRDAIAVRFTHEWR
- a CDS encoding TetR/AcrR family transcriptional regulator gives rise to the protein MGTREQIVDAANRLFYQQGFEPTSFAAIAEAVGISRGNFYYHFKTKDEILEAVIEARLASTRKMLAGWADGSADPLDRVRRFVEIVITNSGEIESYGCPVGTLTNELAKLGHPSRAHAVGVFEAFRTWLREQFEELGLDTVADDLAMHVLAFSQGVATLSNAFHDGDFVHREVDRINAWLTERLAFRVSADGAR